One window from the genome of Carassius carassius chromosome 15, fCarCar2.1, whole genome shotgun sequence encodes:
- the tnxba gene encoding mucin-3A isoform X1, whose product MLISIVFLLILNPVLSLQGTLSENKNGTTKSKEHTISQNIPKLVTTTFTTKVKIQTHAASSKSTNLTLPSIPKPVVDGVQKPVPTLQDTLSEKKNSTTKLKGDAINLNVQKPVTTLSNGKMKNSSQSTSSKITSISQTLSSTAKPTVDVVQNPGPALSGKLNEKKNSTAKTTANTGSLNLPKLGTTAINTKLKDQTRPTSSKMSSVNQTLPFTTKLVADEIILSKKKNSTVKLMVQTINVNVSKKVATLLNTKTKNQTQSTSSKISNVNQRQDIVQKHVPSLQDPLSEKKNSTVKSTSQTTKVVTTLLKTKMKDQISSKTSRVNQTLSSSTKPDVDTIQKPMQSVQNTVSEKKNSTNKSTVNSVNVNAEKPVNTLLKTKMKDQIQSTSSTTSRVNQTLPSSTKPDVDTIQKPVQSEQNTVSEKINSTTKSTVNSVNVNTEKPVTTLLKTKMKDHISSKTSRVNQTLSSSTRPDVDTIQKPVQSVQNTVSDKKNYTTKSTVNSVNVNTEKPVTTLLKTKMKDQISSKTSRVNQTLSSSTRPDVDTIQKPVQSEQNTVSEKKNSTTKSTVNSVNVNTDKPVTTLLKTKMKDQISSKTSKVNQTLSSSTRPDVDTIQKPVQSEQNTVSEKKNSTTKSTVNSVNVNTEKPVTTLLKTKMKDQISSKTSRVNQTLSSSTRPDVDTIQKPVQSVQNTVSDKKNSTTKSTVNSVNVIAEKPVTTLLKTKMKEQTQLTSSTTSRVNQTLLSSLKPTVDVVQKPVSSLPATTGAKKKTSTESVGQFIHVNASKSVNTKMINQTVSSKPSNVGQTLLSTPKPVVDVQKPGPTLQGTISKKKNSTSKLTTQTISHNIPKLTTLVNTKMKSQTHPTSSETSSINQTLPSTLKLEVDESTLSKKKNSTVKSISKNINVNPLKTLTTSLNTKTINQTQSTFAKIISVSHTLTSTTKPDVEITLSGMKNSTVKSTPQTINVNGSNPVNTSLTTKAKTKTQSTSSEISNVNQMVASTTKPVVNRVQNPSKDKPAESSPVKVVITEGCIPQESQTDLGNGTKIRETELSLNPGSPLVMTHHINLVQGACTGSCDTEMATLRDRVEFLEKEMAAMKKMCVQCTGEQCPKNCSSQGKCEDGKCVCFQGFSGPDCSGKTCPSNCNKKGKCVKGKCVCQTGYTGLDCSKAVEKKVTVTVETVAMKIPTAKPNTKHVKTKPDKTIFVKKTDTTAKPTVKPSPTVSPGKAPSNTTKRDKVIKTIGQVLLNHEGRRRQEPAKKGKTTTIKLELDKQSQTDLTDTSKKNNLKDEPVYQNYQRSGKKVNGTSKVSENVFKGIKELSNSAVPKTNVTIRTVGDQAKESKTINVTSIGKEKKLLHSNVTILQAEKSSDKHVNGTSFESKIYTKHFNKTISRLSVIGSVEVHNITSTGFIMSWEAHQDMFKNFTISRRQIRGGNEDSEKIQDGAEAVNVTDVQRPSLNRTSTKVQSSKPEDKTVKKFSQVLAGTARSYHFKGLQPQTRYSVSLFGSGLGVRSKIHRLTLSTGPEPPTDLMFSNITETSFSVSWTKPKSIVAEFKVTYTNIVTGESGSMSVDSQLSHVLLSKLSAGSTYDITVSSVLETLKSEPVTASVTTVPDSPTELKMVNITDTKALLVWKPSQAKVDSYILTYGTTKSPNVTITVTLSGSTVEHQLRGLHRYSLYMVKIKSQVNRLQSSPFSTTFTTGSGVKLQVVTPDEVTFHSAVISWRAPRVAFKSYRLIYQLSEEVKEVILNPSVTHYELTGLAAFSNYTVKIDGERDGQYISFVFAEFTTAQLPHPYPTDCSEVQLNGMKESGEAEIYPEGKDEEPVWVYCDMETDGGGWTVFQRRMDGSTDFFRTWRDYSKGFGSLSGEFWLGNDILHPLTSRTPMSLRIDLRSGNDTAFAHYANFSISSETNHYEIELSGYFGTAGDSMKYHNRRPFSTKDRDPNTLSIHCAKAYLGGWWYKNCYKANLNGLYASYSDNKGVVWIDWKGKDASLPFTEMKLRPSYISQMIPATPTTQG is encoded by the exons ATGTTAATCTCAATAGTTTTTCTCCTCATTCTAAATCCTGTGCTTTCTCTTCAAGGCACACTTAGCGAGAATAAAAATGGCACTACCAAATCTAAGGAACACACTATTAGCCAAAATATTCCCAAGCTAGTAACCACAACATTTACCACCAAAGTGAAAATCCAGACCCATGCTGCTTCTTCAAAAAGCACCAATCTGACTCTTCCTTCCATACCGAAGCCCGTTGTGGATGGTGTCCAGAAACCTGTGCCTACTCTTCAAGACACGCTTAGTGAGAAGAAAAATTCTACTACTAAATTAAAAGGAGACGCTATTAATCTAAATGTTCAGAAACCAGTAACCACATTATCAAATGGCAAAATGAAAAACTCAAGTCAATCTACTTCCTCAAAAATTACCAGCATTAGTCAGACTCTTTCATCCACTGCAAAGCCTACTGTAGATGTTGTCCAGAATCCTGGGCCTGCTCTTTCTGGCAAacttaatgaaaagaaaaattcTACTGCCAAAACAACCGCCAATACCGGTAGTCTTAATCTTCCAAAATTAGGAACTACAGCAATAAATACCAAGCTAAAAGACCAGACTCGTCCCACTTCCTCAAAAATGAGCAGCGTCAATCAGACTCTTCCATTCACTACAAAGCTGGTTGCTGATGAAATCATACTtagcaagaaaaaaaattctactgTGAAGTTAATGGTTCAAACTATTAATGTTAATGTGTCAAAGAAAGTGGCTACATTATTAAACACCAAAACGAAAAACCAGACTCAATCTACTTCCTCAAAAATTAGCAATGTCAATCAGCGTCAAGATATCGTCCAGAAACATGTGCCTTCTCTTCAGGACCCACTTAGTGAGAAGAAAAATTCCACTGTTAAGTCAACATCCCAAACTACTAAAGTTGTGACTACATTATTAAAGACCAAAATGAAAGACCAAATTTCCTCAAAAACCAGTAGAGTGAATCAGACTCTCTCATCATCTACAAAGCCTGATGTGGACACCATCCAGAAACCCATGCAAAGTGTACAAAACACAGTTAGTGAGAAGAAAAATTCTACTAATAAGTCAACAGTCAATAGTGTTAATGTTAACGCTGAAAAACcagtaaatacattattaaagaccAAAATGAAAGACCAAATTCAATCTACTTCCTCAACAACTAGTAGAGTGAATCAGACTCTTCCATCATCTACAAAGCCTGATGTGGACACCATCCAGAAACCTGTGCAAAGTGAACAAAACACAGTTAGTGAGAAGATAAATTCTACTACTAAGTCAACAGTCAATAGTGTTAATGTTAATACTGAGAAACCAGTAACTACTTTATTAAAGACTAAAATGAAAGACCATATTTCCTCAAAAACTAGTAGAGTGAATCAGACTCTCTCATCATCTACAAGGCCTGACGTGGACACCATCCAGAAGCCTGTGCAAAGTGTACAAAACACAGTTAGTGATAAGAAAAATTATACTACTAAGTCAACAGTCAATAGTGTTAATGTTAATACTGAGAAACCAGTAACTACATTATTAAAGACCAAAATGAAAGACCAAATTTCCTCAAAAACTAGTAGAGTGAATCAGACTCTCTCATCATCTACAAGGCCTGACGTGGACACCATCCAGAAGCCTGTGCAAAGTGAACAAAACACAGTTAGTGAGAAGAAAAATTCTACTACTAAGTCAACAGTCAATAGTGTAAATGTTAATACTGATAAACCAGTAACTACATTATTAAAGACCAAAATGAAAGACCAGATTTCCTCAAAAACTAGTAAAGTGAATCAGACTCTCTCATCATCTACAAGGCCTGACGTGGACACCATCCAGAAGCCTGTGCAAAGTGAACAAAACACAGTTAGTGAGAAGAAAAATTCTACCACCAAGTCAACAGTCAATAGTGTAAATGTTAATACTGAGAAACCAGTAACTACATTATTAAAGACCAAAATGAAAGACCAGATTTCCTCAAAAACTAGTAGAGTGAATCAGACTCTCTCATCATCTACAAGGCCTGACGTGGACACCATCCAGAAGCCTGTGCAAAGTGTACAAAACACAGTTAGTGATAAGAAAAATTCTACCACCAAGTCAACAGTCAATAGTGTTAATGTTATAGCTGAGAAACCAGTAACTACACTATTAAAAACCAAAATGAAAGAACAAACTCAACTTACTTCCTCAACAACTAGTAGAGTGAATCAGACTCTTCTATCCTCCTTGAAGCCTACTGTAGATGTTGTCCAGAAACCTGTGTCTTCTCTTCCAGCAACAACTGGCGCAAAGAAAAAAACTAGTACAGAGTCAGTAGGTCAATTTATTCATGTTAATGCTTCAAAGTCAGTAAACACCAAAATGATAAACCAAACTGTTTCGTCAAAACCTAGTAATGTTGGTCAGACTCTCTTATCTACACCAAAGCCTGTTGTAGATGTCCAGAAACCTGGCCCTACTCTACAAGGCACAATTAGCAAGAAGAAAAACTCTACTTCTAAGTTAACGACTCAAACTATTAGTCATAATATTCCCAAGCTAACTACATTAGTGAATACCAAAATGAAAAGCCAGACTCATCCGACTTCCTCAGAAACTAGTAGTATCAATCAGACTCTCCCATCTACCTTAAAGCTTGAAGTGGATGAAAGCACACTaagcaaaaagaaaaattctaCTGTAAAATCAATAtccaaaaatattaatgttaatccaCTGAAGACATTAACTACAtcattaaacacaaaaacaataaacCAAACTCAGTCTACTTTTGCAAAAATTATCAGTGTCAGTCACACTCTAACATCCACCACAAAGCCAGATGTTGAAATCACACTTAGCGGGATGAAAAATTCTACTGTCAAGTCAACACCCCAAACTATTAATGTTAATGGATCAAACCCAGTAAATACTTCATTAACCaccaaagctaaaactaaaactcaATCTACTTCCTCAGAAATTAGCAATGTCAATCAGATGGTTGCATCTACCACAAAGCCTGTAGTCAACAGAGTCCAGAATCCATCTAAAGACAAACCTGCAGAGAGTTCACCAGTTAAGGTAGTCATCACTGAGGGTTGTATTCCTCAGGAGTCTCAGACAGACTTAGGTAACGGAACCAAAATACGAGAAACAGAGCTCAGTTTGAATCCCGGATCTCCTCTGGTAATGACTCATCACATCAACCTGGTTCAAGGAGCCTGCACAGGAAGCTGTGACACTGAGATGGCCACACTGAGAGACAGAGTTGAGTTTCTTGAGAAGGAGATGGCAGCAATGAAAAAAATGT GTGTTCAGTGTACAGGAGAGCAGTGCCCTAAAAACTGCAGTAGCCAGGGCAAGTGTGAAGATGGGAAGTGTGTTTGTTTCCAGGGCTTTAGTGGCCCAGACTGCAGTGGCAAAACTTGCCCTTCTAACTGCAACAAAAAAGGGAAGTGTGTGAAGGGAAAATGTGTGTGTCAGACTGGTTATACGGGCCTAGACTGTAGTAAGG CTGTTGAAAAGAAGGTCACAGTTACTGTTGAAACAGTGGCTATGAAGATCCCCACTGCCAAACCCAATACAAAACATGTGAAGACAAAGCCAGACAAGACCATATTCGTGAAAAAGACAGACACCACAGCCAAGCCAACAGTGAAGCCAAGTCCAACCGTGTCTCCAGGTAAAGCCCCGTCCAATACCACAAAGAGAGACAAGGTTATTAAGACTATTGGACAAGTTCTGCTAAACCATGAAGGTAGAAGACGTCAAGAGCCAGCAAAAAAAGGCAAAACAACAACCATAAAACTAGAATTAGACAAACAATCTCAAACTGATCTCACTGACACATccaagaaaaataatcttaaagaTGAGCCTGTCTATCAGAACTATCAGAGATCTGGAAAGAAAGTTAATGGAACCTCTAAAGTTTCAGAGAATGTGTTTAAAGGCATCAAAGAATTATCTAATTCAGCTGTGCCCAAGACAAATGTAACTATTAGAACTGTAGGTGATCAAGCAAAAGAAAGCAAGACTATTAATGTTACATCtattggaaaagaaaagaagctaTTGCACAGTAATGTAACAATTCTCCAAGCAGAGAAGTCATCTGATAAGCATGTAAATGGGACAAGTTTTGAATCCAAAATTTATACAAAGCATTTTAACAAAACTATCAGCAGATTATCAGTCATTGGATCAGTTGAGGTTCATAATATCACTTCCACCGGTTTCATCATGTCTTGGGAAGCTCATCAAGACATGTTCAAGAACTTCACTATATCAAGAAGGCAAATCAGAGGAGGAAATGAAGATTCTGAGAAAATTCAGGATGGAGCAGAGGCTGTAAATGTAACAGATGTCCAAAGGCCCAGTTTAAACAGAACATCAACTAAAGTCCAAAGTAGCAAACCTGAAGataaaactgtgaaaaagttCTCCCAAGTTCTTGCTGGTACAGCACGGTCGTATCATTTCAAAGGCCTTCAACCTCAAACACGGTACTCGGTTTCCTTGTTTGGCTCTGGTCTTGGTGTACGATCCAAAATTCACCGCCTTACATTATCCACAG GCCCTGAACCACCCACTGACTTGATGTTCAGCAATATAACAGAGACTTCCTTTTCAGTATCATGGACAAAACCTAAAAGCATAGTAGCGGAATTTAAAGTCACTTACACCAACATTGTAACTg GTGAAAGTGGCTCCATGTCTGTTGACTCCCAGCTGTCCCATGTTCTCCTGTCTAAGCTCTCTGCTGGCTCCACCTATGATATTACTGTGAGCTCAGTTCTGGAGACACTCAAAAGCGAGCCAGTCACAGCCTCTGTCACAACAG TGCCAGATTCTCCTACTGAACTAAAGATGGTGAACATCACAGACACTAAAGCTCTGCTGGTATGGAAACCATCACAAGCTAAAGTGGACAGCTACATACTCACTTATGGAACTACAAAAT CTCCTAATGTGACTATTACAGTGACATTATCTGGCAGTACTGTGGAGCATCAACTCAGAGGACTCCACAGATATTCTTTATACATGGTGAAAATCAAAAGTCAAGTCAACCGGCTCCAAAGTAGCCCATTCTCCACAACCTTCACAACAGGAAGTG GAGTGAAACTTCAGGTTGTGACTCCCGATGAGGTGACATTTCACTCAGCTGTAATTTCATGGAGGGCACCCCGTGTGGCTTTCAAAAGTTATAGGCTCATATACCAACTGAGCGAGGAAGTCAAG GAGGTGATTTTAAATCCATCTGTGACACATTATGAGCTGACTGGACTGGCAGCCTTTTCAAACTATACTGTGAAAATAGATGGAGAAAGAGATGGACAGTACATCAGTTTTGTCTTTGCTGAGTTTACCACTG CCCAGCTCCCACACCCATACCCCACAGACTGCTCAGAGGTACAGCTCAACGGGATGAAGGAGTCAGGGGAGGCTGAGATTTACCCTGAAGGGAAGGATGAAGAGCCAGTCTGGGTCTACTGTGACATGGAGACTGATGGAGGAGGCTGGACA GTATTCCAGAGGAGAATGGATGGATCTACTGATTTCTTCAGGACCTGGAGAGACTACAGTAAAGGCTTTGGTTCTCTAAGCGGAGAATTCTGGCTGG GAAATGACATCCTTCACCCTCTCACCAGTCGTACACCAATGAGCCTGAGGATTGACCTGCGTTCAGGAAATGACACAGCCTTTGCCCATTATGCCAACTTCAGCATTAGCTCAGAGACTAACCACTATGAAATTGAGCTGTCTGGATACTTTGGCACCGCTG GTGATTCCATGAAATATCACAACCGCCGTCCATTCTCCACCAAAGACAGAGATCCAAACACTCTTAGCATCCACTGTGCTAAGGCCTACTTGGGAGGCTGGTGGTATAAAAATTGCTACAAGGCTAACCTCAATGGCCTCTATGCCTCCTACTCAGACAACAAG GGTGTGGTGTGGATAGACTGGAAGGGCAAAGATGCATCCCTCCCATTTACTGAGATGAAGCTTCGACCCTCCTACATCAGTCAAATGATCCCGGCAACCCCAACAACCCAAGGTTAA
- the tnxba gene encoding tenascin isoform X2 has translation MFSNITETSFSVSWTKPKSIVAEFKVTYTNIVTGESGSMSVDSQLSHVLLSKLSAGSTYDITVSSVLETLKSEPVTASVTTVPDSPTELKMVNITDTKALLVWKPSQAKVDSYILTYGTTKSPNVTITVTLSGSTVEHQLRGLHRYSLYMVKIKSQVNRLQSSPFSTTFTTGSGVKLQVVTPDEVTFHSAVISWRAPRVAFKSYRLIYQLSEEVKEVILNPSVTHYELTGLAAFSNYTVKIDGERDGQYISFVFAEFTTAQLPHPYPTDCSEVQLNGMKESGEAEIYPEGKDEEPVWVYCDMETDGGGWTVFQRRMDGSTDFFRTWRDYSKGFGSLSGEFWLGNDILHPLTSRTPMSLRIDLRSGNDTAFAHYANFSISSETNHYEIELSGYFGTAGDSMKYHNRRPFSTKDRDPNTLSIHCAKAYLGGWWYKNCYKANLNGLYASYSDNKGVVWIDWKGKDASLPFTEMKLRPSYISQMIPATPTTQG, from the exons ATGTTCAGCAATATAACAGAGACTTCCTTTTCAGTATCATGGACAAAACCTAAAAGCATAGTAGCGGAATTTAAAGTCACTTACACCAACATTGTAACTg GTGAAAGTGGCTCCATGTCTGTTGACTCCCAGCTGTCCCATGTTCTCCTGTCTAAGCTCTCTGCTGGCTCCACCTATGATATTACTGTGAGCTCAGTTCTGGAGACACTCAAAAGCGAGCCAGTCACAGCCTCTGTCACAACAG TGCCAGATTCTCCTACTGAACTAAAGATGGTGAACATCACAGACACTAAAGCTCTGCTGGTATGGAAACCATCACAAGCTAAAGTGGACAGCTACATACTCACTTATGGAACTACAAAAT CTCCTAATGTGACTATTACAGTGACATTATCTGGCAGTACTGTGGAGCATCAACTCAGAGGACTCCACAGATATTCTTTATACATGGTGAAAATCAAAAGTCAAGTCAACCGGCTCCAAAGTAGCCCATTCTCCACAACCTTCACAACAGGAAGTG GAGTGAAACTTCAGGTTGTGACTCCCGATGAGGTGACATTTCACTCAGCTGTAATTTCATGGAGGGCACCCCGTGTGGCTTTCAAAAGTTATAGGCTCATATACCAACTGAGCGAGGAAGTCAAG GAGGTGATTTTAAATCCATCTGTGACACATTATGAGCTGACTGGACTGGCAGCCTTTTCAAACTATACTGTGAAAATAGATGGAGAAAGAGATGGACAGTACATCAGTTTTGTCTTTGCTGAGTTTACCACTG CCCAGCTCCCACACCCATACCCCACAGACTGCTCAGAGGTACAGCTCAACGGGATGAAGGAGTCAGGGGAGGCTGAGATTTACCCTGAAGGGAAGGATGAAGAGCCAGTCTGGGTCTACTGTGACATGGAGACTGATGGAGGAGGCTGGACA GTATTCCAGAGGAGAATGGATGGATCTACTGATTTCTTCAGGACCTGGAGAGACTACAGTAAAGGCTTTGGTTCTCTAAGCGGAGAATTCTGGCTGG GAAATGACATCCTTCACCCTCTCACCAGTCGTACACCAATGAGCCTGAGGATTGACCTGCGTTCAGGAAATGACACAGCCTTTGCCCATTATGCCAACTTCAGCATTAGCTCAGAGACTAACCACTATGAAATTGAGCTGTCTGGATACTTTGGCACCGCTG GTGATTCCATGAAATATCACAACCGCCGTCCATTCTCCACCAAAGACAGAGATCCAAACACTCTTAGCATCCACTGTGCTAAGGCCTACTTGGGAGGCTGGTGGTATAAAAATTGCTACAAGGCTAACCTCAATGGCCTCTATGCCTCCTACTCAGACAACAAG GGTGTGGTGTGGATAGACTGGAAGGGCAAAGATGCATCCCTCCCATTTACTGAGATGAAGCTTCGACCCTCCTACATCAGTCAAATGATCCCGGCAACCCCAACAACCCAAGGTTAA